Below is a window of Chryseobacterium arthrosphaerae DNA.
TCAGAACATTGATCGGTTCTACTAACCCTGCTGAAGCAGCTGAAGGTACAATCAGAAAAATGTTTGCAAGAAGCATCGGAGAAAATGCGGTTCACGGTTCAGATTCTGACGAGAATGCATTGATCGAAGCTCAGTTCCATTTTTCAGGGAGAGAGATTTTCTAAGAAAATCATCTTACAAAATAAAAGATCCGGAGATAATTCTCCGGATTTTGTTTTTATATCAATAAGGCTGAATTTTAAAGATTATTTTCAACAGCACCTACTTTTTCTCTGTAGAGTTCAAGCGGGCTGGTAAGAAGAACAGCAATGACCGTCATATTCTTGTCAAGTCTTTCTTTGGGAAAATCAATGTAAACACTGCCTGGTCTCGGGCTCCAGTAAAGCTTATTGTAAATTTGGTGAGAAAGTAAGGTACCTTCGCCCACAACTCTTATTCTTGCAATTTCATTTTTTATACCTTTCAGTGCAATGGGGCCTGTGGGGTTTCCTTCAACAAAAAGATAAAGGGTTTGTTTGTCCTTTGATAAGGCACTCATTCCAGGATAATGTCCTTCAGGCAATCCTTTTTCCGTTTCAAAAAAAGCCTCTGCATGCTTGCTGATCCAGTGAAAGGTTTCAGGATTCGTTTTGGAGGTTTTGCCGATATTCATGTGAAGTCCGTCAATAGTAAGGCCTGACTGAGTCAGCAGATTCTTGCCATGATGTAATGTATTCGCTAAATCATAAGCTGCCAGTTGGGTACTCTTGTCCACCAGTATTTCTGCAAGCGGACGTTCTTTCTCCTTAAAATCTTTCAGGAAAACAGGTTGTGTGTTAAAAATAAGCTCAGCAACGGTAACGTCTTTGTCAAATTTTACCTTTGACAGATCCAATGTCAGGGTGCTGTCCCGATAATCCATATTGACCGGTGACTGATCATCTCCGACAATTTTAACGGCATCAGGCTTTGTTGCCAATCCATGAATTTTAGCGAAGTTTTTTACCTCCTCAAGATAAAGAAACAGCGATTTTTTTGAAGCTGATACGGTAGATTTTCCCTTATAGTTTTCAAAAGGAATTCCACGGTCTGTTTCATAGATGGCTTTTTTATATCTGGAGGTCCATCGTCCAAGATCTTTCAGGATTTCCACCTGCTTTTCGGGAATGTTTCCATCGGCCTGCGGTCCAATATCAAGCAGGAGATTTCCTCCCATACTCATCACATCCGTTAATGTCCGGATGATCATATTGGAACTTTTATAATTATAGTCATGAGGCTGATATCCCCATGAATCATTCATGGTATAGCAAAGTTCCCAGAACGGAGTATGGGGTGCTGTTACAGGAATCCCCTGTTCCGGAGTATCGTAATCACCATGCTTATCAAGTCTTGAATTGACAATGATTTCAGGATTGTATTTTTTTAAAAGATCTAAAGTCTGTGTGGCTTTCCATTCTTCAGACGTAT
It encodes the following:
- a CDS encoding alpha-L-fucosidase, which produces MEWFKNAKLGIFIHWGIYSVNGISESWSFYNNYINHENYMKQLNGFSASKYQPDQWVKLIKESGAQYAVITTKHHDGVSLWNSNAENAITIPRHSSAQKDVLSPFISSLKNSGLKTGLYFSLPDWSHSSYDIYTRAQKRYDINNDPKRWQNFIRYYQTQLTELSSRYHPDLFWFDGDWEHTSEEWKATQTLDLLKKYNPEIIVNSRLDKHGDYDTPEQGIPVTAPHTPFWELCYTMNDSWGYQPHDYNYKSSNMIIRTLTDVMSMGGNLLLDIGPQADGNIPEKQVEILKDLGRWTSRYKKAIYETDRGIPFENYKGKSTVSASKKSLFLYLEEVKNFAKIHGLATKPDAVKIVGDDQSPVNMDYRDSTLTLDLSKVKFDKDVTVAELIFNTQPVFLKDFKEKERPLAEILVDKSTQLAAYDLANTLHHGKNLLTQSGLTIDGLHMNIGKTSKTNPETFHWISKHAEAFFETEKGLPEGHYPGMSALSKDKQTLYLFVEGNPTGPIALKGIKNEIARIRVVGEGTLLSHQIYNKLYWSPRPGSVYIDFPKERLDKNMTVIAVLLTSPLELYREKVGAVENNL